The Aspergillus flavus chromosome 2, complete sequence region ACAACATCTCGGGCATTGTGGATGTCTACGCCGAGACCCGAAAGCAGCAGTTCCTCAGCAAGAAATGCCATGTCCAGCCTTCGTTCTTCAGCGAATGGAGCAACTGGTGTGTTTCCGCCAGCAAGCAGATGAAGAACTGAGCGTTCTTGTCTCCCAGATTAGTACATAGATTTCTCTAATAAAAACAGCAACTTTTATGATACTGTAACACATTCCAACATATCCAGAACACAGAACCAAAGGTATCTCAAACTTAGACATCGAGTACACGAAAACCAAGAGAGTGAGCCATCGTTCGCTAATCTTAAATAAACCCATTAACCTCGAATCAACACACCCCAAGCTTTTAAAACCCCTTAATATACCGATGCTCGCTCGTAACCTCAAGCACATCAAACCTCATGCCAACCTCCAAAACGCCCTCCCCTCTCGGCGCACAGAGCATCCCAAAACAAGGCTTATACTTCATACCCTCATCCACCCGCCGATAACTCATAAGCGTATCCCACGGCTCCGTCTTATGCTTCCCCGCCGTATCCGGATCAACATTCGGCACCTGACACCTGGCACACCTCGCCAGGACATCAAACTCCAGCACCTTCCCAGCCCCATCACCAACCCTAACAACCTTCCactcatcctccacccaaGGCTCACCCCCCTTAACAATAACATTAGCCCGAAACCGCTCCACCCCAATAGGCTCCACGCCCTTCTCCACAAGTCTCGAATTCAGCTCCGCCAACGACGCCTCAGAAGCAACAAGCACAGGATGCACATCGGGGAAATTCACACTCTGCTCACGACCTAGAAGACTCGGATCCCCGTTCCCGCGCATAATTCTAGGCGTAGGACCCTTGTACACGAGACAAACGTCACGGCTCAGGAACTCACTAAATGGGGCATTGACTTCAGGTCCGTAGATATAGGCGTCTGTCTCGATGTCCCAGATCTTCACCTGGCCCAGGGTCGTGTGGGCGTCTAGCCAGGCAGTGTCTGGGCGGAGGGGTACGCGGACCTCTTTATCAGTAACCCCTGTAAATGTGACCACAAGGGATTGGTCATCGGTGCTGAGAGCGGTGTTTATGAGCGTCATCTGTGGGATTTGCCGGATGGTCAGGAAGTCGTGGGTTTTGGCGTCGATGAGCATCCACCTGCGGTCGAGGTCTAGACCTTCCATGTGGAGGGTTGTGCTGTTTAGACTGAGGCCGCGGCATGATTTGATGGGGTAGACTCTTAGTGCGAGGATTTCGCTGCTGGGGTGCTTCTTTTTCTGGCTGTTGGGGAGGAGTTTGGATGTGGTGGTTTTGAGCCAGGTTGGGAGTTGGGGGTATAAGACGGGGATGGTAAGGAGGGTTATGATTGTGGTGGCTATTGTGAGGGCTTGGGGGGTGTCTAGGTCTAgcatcttttcctttttttttttttttttttttttttccctttttcttttttctttgctgttTGGAGAGTTTTATATATGGGGGTTTGAGTTTGAATGCTGTAGATAGACTAGACTATGTCCGCGTCCTTTTATAGTGTTGGAAAAATGACCGAGTTACGGAGTCCGGATGAGTAAGCTGAGGATCCACCTTCCGGTGGATTTGGCTTAGGGCTGTTGTCCCTTAAGACTCGATCCCTGCTATAATGCGATGTTTCCAATGTGGTTCGGGATGCTGTCGGGATTTGTATTGGATGATATTTCGGGATTTGATGGAAGTTGTCGGAAGGCGTCTGAATCTTTCCCAACGGGAAATTCTACACATATACGAATACGGTAGAACCCAATATCATGCTTGACAACTGTCTAT contains the following coding sequences:
- a CDS encoding putative Fe-S protein (MOSC domain protein) is translated as MLDLDTPQALTIATTIITLLTIPVLYPQLPTWLKTTTSKLLPNSQKKKHPSSEILALRVYPIKSCRGLSLNSTTLHMEGLDLDRRWMLIDAKTHDFLTIRQIPQMTLINTALSTDDQSLVVTFTGVTDKEVRVPLRPDTAWLDAHTTLGQVKIWDIETDAYIYGPEVNAPFSEFLSRDVCLVYKGPTPRIMRGNGDPSLLGREQSVNFPDVHPVLVASEASLAELNSRLVEKGVEPIGVERFRANVIVKGGEPWVEDEWKVVRVGDGAGKVLEFDVLARCARCQVPNVDPDTAGKHKTEPWDTLMSYRRVDEGMKYKPCFGMLCAPRGEGVLEVGMRFDVLEVTSEHRYIKGF